The following are encoded together in the Gemmatimonadaceae bacterium genome:
- the frr gene encoding ribosome recycling factor, translating into MSTIQDILKECRGTMEKGLESTKREFSTLRSGKASPNMLDTVRVEVYGSLLGMNQVATVSSPEPRTLIVTPFDKSQSKVIEKAIRDANLGLEPSSQGAVIRVPLPMMNEERRKELVKVMHKMAEEGKIAIRHARTHARESAKKLQGVSEDDVKHGEKDIQKLHDDFIHKVDELIKVKEAEIMEV; encoded by the coding sequence ATGAGCACAATCCAAGACATCCTGAAGGAATGCCGCGGCACCATGGAGAAGGGCCTCGAGAGCACGAAGCGCGAATTCTCCACGCTCCGCTCGGGCAAAGCCTCGCCCAACATGCTCGATACCGTGCGCGTCGAGGTGTACGGCTCGCTGCTCGGGATGAACCAGGTGGCCACCGTGTCGTCGCCCGAACCGCGCACGCTGATCGTCACCCCGTTCGACAAGAGCCAGAGCAAGGTGATCGAGAAGGCGATTCGCGACGCCAACCTCGGGCTCGAACCGTCCAGCCAGGGCGCCGTGATCCGCGTGCCGCTGCCGATGATGAACGAGGAGCGGCGAAAGGAGCTGGTCAAGGTCATGCACAAGATGGCCGAGGAAGGGAAGATCGCCATTCGCCACGCCCGCACCCACGCCCGCGAGTCGGCCAAGAAGCTGCAGGGCGTGTCCGAGGATGACGTGAAGCACGGCGAGAAGGACATCCAGAAGCTCCACGACGACTTCATTCACAAGGTCGACGAGTTGATCAAGGTGAAGGAAGCCGAGATCATGGAAGTCTGA
- the tsf gene encoding translation elongation factor Ts, with protein sequence MAPFSAKDVQELRQRTGAGMMDCKKALDETGGDIDKAVENLRSRGVAKAEKRAGRTTSEGIIGHYIHHNGKVAALVEINCETDFVARTDDFKDLARFIAEHIAATAPLAVDKDGIPAAVVDSERRIAEEQTRQSGKPEAMLQKIVDGKIEAFFKDVTLLSQPWVRDPKKTISDLVKEVSAKTGENIQVKRFARLQLGEG encoded by the coding sequence ATGGCACCATTTTCCGCGAAAGACGTCCAGGAGCTGCGCCAGCGTACCGGCGCCGGCATGATGGACTGCAAGAAGGCCCTCGACGAGACCGGGGGCGATATCGACAAGGCCGTGGAGAACCTGCGCTCGCGCGGCGTGGCCAAGGCCGAGAAACGCGCCGGCCGCACGACCAGCGAGGGCATCATCGGACACTACATCCACCACAACGGCAAGGTGGCGGCGCTGGTCGAGATCAACTGCGAAACCGACTTCGTGGCCCGCACCGATGATTTCAAGGACCTCGCCCGCTTCATCGCCGAACACATCGCGGCCACCGCGCCGCTGGCCGTGGACAAGGACGGGATCCCCGCCGCGGTGGTGGATTCGGAGCGCCGGATCGCCGAGGAGCAGACGCGCCAGAGTGGCAAGCCCGAGGCCATGCTCCAGAAGATCGTGGACGGCAAGATCGAGGCGTTCTTCAAGGACGTGACGCTGCTCAGCCAGCCCTGGGTGCGCGACCCCAAGAAGACGATCTCCGACCTCGTCAAGGAAGTCTCGGCCAAGACCGGCGAGAACATCCAGGTCAAGCGCTTCGCGCGCCTGCAGCTCGGCGAGGGCTGA
- a CDS encoding isoprenyl transferase, which yields MPDLTGEELLGRIRLHGRIPRHVAIIMDGNGRWARDRVMPRTYGHRAGMQSVREVVEAAIEVGLESLSLFAFSKENWQRPKREVSALMSLLEEYIQREADALDEHGVRVRVLGEIERLTPPAAAAVARVTAQTAANDRLALNLFISYGARAELVRAARSLAEDVAAGRLSPGQIDEAAFEGRLYTAGMVDPDLLIRTSGEQRISNFMLWQLAYTELYVSPVLWPDFRRPQFYEAILAFQARDRRFGRVTV from the coding sequence GTGCCGGACCTGACAGGCGAGGAGCTGCTGGGGCGCATCCGCCTGCACGGGCGCATTCCGCGCCACGTGGCCATCATCATGGATGGCAACGGCCGGTGGGCGCGCGACCGCGTCATGCCGCGCACGTACGGCCACCGCGCCGGCATGCAGTCGGTGCGCGAGGTCGTCGAGGCGGCGATCGAGGTCGGCCTCGAATCGCTCTCCCTGTTCGCCTTCTCCAAGGAGAACTGGCAGCGGCCCAAGCGCGAGGTCTCGGCCCTCATGTCGCTGCTCGAGGAGTACATCCAGCGCGAGGCCGATGCGCTGGACGAGCACGGCGTGCGCGTGCGCGTGCTCGGCGAGATCGAGCGGCTGACGCCGCCCGCCGCCGCCGCCGTGGCCCGCGTCACGGCCCAGACCGCCGCCAACGACCGCCTCGCGCTCAATCTGTTCATCTCCTACGGCGCGCGCGCCGAGCTCGTCCGCGCCGCGCGGTCCCTGGCCGAGGACGTCGCGGCGGGGCGGCTGTCGCCCGGCCAGATCGACGAGGCCGCGTTCGAGGGCCGCCTGTATACCGCCGGCATGGTGGATCCCGATCTGCTCATCCGCACGTCGGGCGAGCAGCGCATCTCCAACTTCATGCTCTGGCAACTCGCCTACACGGAGCTCTACGTGTCACCCGTCCTCTGGCCCGACTTCCGCCGGCCGCAATTCTACGAAGCCATTCTCGCCTTCCAGGCGCGCGATCGCCGGTTCGGCCGCGTGACCGTCTGA
- the pyrH gene encoding UMP kinase, which produces MAELRYPRVLIKLSGEALAGKMGFGFDFETIDRLADEVVSVVRLGATVGMVIGGGNIVRGTILSKMGMDRVTADYMGMLGTVINALAVQDILERKGIVTRVMTAIRMEELAEPYIRRRALRHFEKGRSVIFAAGTGNPYFSTDTAAVLRAIQIKADVIIKATSVDGVYSADPKQDPTATRYEEISYRDVMIEELKVMDQTAVTLCKENDLPLIVLNIHRPGAIARAVRGEREGTLVR; this is translated from the coding sequence ATGGCCGAGCTCCGCTATCCGCGCGTGCTGATCAAGCTCTCCGGTGAAGCCCTGGCCGGAAAGATGGGGTTCGGCTTCGATTTCGAAACCATCGACCGCCTGGCCGACGAGGTGGTCTCCGTGGTCCGCCTGGGCGCCACGGTGGGCATGGTGATCGGCGGCGGCAACATCGTGCGCGGCACCATCCTCTCGAAGATGGGGATGGACCGCGTCACCGCCGACTACATGGGCATGCTCGGCACCGTCATCAATGCGCTCGCGGTGCAGGACATTCTCGAGCGCAAAGGCATCGTCACCCGCGTCATGACGGCCATCCGGATGGAGGAACTCGCCGAGCCCTACATCCGGCGCCGCGCCCTCCGCCACTTCGAGAAGGGGCGGAGCGTGATCTTTGCCGCCGGTACCGGCAATCCCTATTTTTCCACCGACACCGCGGCGGTCCTGCGCGCCATCCAGATCAAGGCCGACGTGATCATCAAGGCCACGAGCGTGGACGGCGTGTATTCGGCGGATCCCAAGCAGGACCCCACCGCCACGCGGTACGAGGAGATCAGCTACCGCGACGTCATGATCGAGGAGTTGAAGGTGATGGACCAGACGGCTGTCACGCTCTGCAAGGAAAACGACCTGCCCTTGATCGTTCTCAACATCCATCGACCTGGCGCCATCGCCCGCGCGGTCCGCGGGGAGCGCGAAGGAACTCTCGTCCGATGA